Below is a genomic region from Hypomesus transpacificus isolate Combined female chromosome 1, fHypTra1, whole genome shotgun sequence.
aggcagggggagtagTTCACTAGTCTTCAGAGCAAACATGATCCGTTTTAATGGCTAGGCTCCGGCCTAGACATTCCAGGGTGGGCAGGCTTCATAAACAACAGGCAAGTACACTGGACAACCATAGGGCTTTGTTCTGGTCTGAAATGGGCTCTCTGCCTGCTCTTTATAAACTTCAAGATAGGAGGAATAGAGCTTTCCATCTGCTCAAGTAGGAGTAATTAGGTTGGAACCTTAGAGGGACATGACAGGGCAAGGGAAAGAATTGAATTTTGTACAAAATGGTGTCATATGATATTGAAGTAAGATGAAAAAGATACCGCTTGGAAATTCAGTAATGATGGTGGTTCTATGAAGTTTGTCAGTTAAGAGTCGGTTAAGATTCAAGCatgacttgaacttgagatGAACATGTGTTAAATATAAATAACAAAATTCAACAAgtgttttattttcttgttCATTTAATCAAAAAGCTCTGTTAAAAGTGGCAAATTCTCAATTGCTTGCAATATAATCCATTCTCTTGTACACTCTCAAGAATGTAACATTGAACAACTAAACTTAAAAAGTATGGGTATCATTATTTACAGACAATCACCTTTGGGTGAACAACGCTTAAATCTTCTTGGAAATTCACTTCCGTAATGCTTGATGCAAGAAAGGAAAAATACAATTATGTTATACAAAGATCAAAAATACTATTAAAAACCCTTATAAATGGCAGCACTGTTATTATTAAACTGCTGTTGACATTTCACATGTAAGTACAAAATCCTGCTGAGGTAGCACCCTCTGAAGTCACTTGAAATGTTCAAATACTGGATAAACATCACTCAacttatatacagtatacagctCCTTTCTTACTTCATTAAACTGTATTCCTTTGGTAAACATTACTGTCAAATGTGCAGTCCTGCAAGTGACACTTGTAATCGTACATTCACAATATTTCTGCATCTTTTTTGGATTGATTCTGGTAAATAATGCAAATAAACAGGGGTAATACATTGTTTATGAAAAGCTTGTTTAATAACAATCATTTGCGCTTGTCTCTATCCTTTGTCCTTTGCTGAGCACTCAGTTCTCCGGTGAACATTTTATAGGACATTGTCAACAACAACTTTATATTGCTGTTattgaaaaatgaaagtctaatGAAAGaaatactttaaaaaaaaagctttaTCCAGTGTGTTACTCTATCTTCAGAATGTAAACATTAATATAATCTATATTGGGGTACTGGCTGTTCATGAACTCGGGTGATGACTGTCCGTGACATTGGAGTTGAAAATTATTTGGCTTGGCAACACTGATTATGGAGTTACTCAGAGAACAGGGGGCATAACAGAGGCTACATTGTGTTgttgaggtgggaggggggtctaCACATATTAAATGTCAACTTCAGAGCGAGCTGGAAATGATGTGGTGCAcgagcaggcagagagaggaatgagGAAACGGGGGTTATACCCTAGTCATACATACAATTTGAATGTGAATAGATTTCATTAATTGAACATTCTTGAGCTTGTTTAATGGCAAACATAACTTTGGTTTTCAaagacagataaacaagtaaGCTTAGCATACGGTAAAGAATACTTGTGAAAACATGACAGTCACACCCGCTGCAAAACTATGTCTTCCCTACACGGAACATCCTTCTCATCTCTCATTTATTCACACGCTGCGATTATATGTGATCTCATATGAACAATCATATGGCTACACACTAAGAAAGATATAAACGTAAATTATAACTCATAAAATAAACTATGTGAATAAAGTAACTATAAAAATATACCAGATCTTGGAAAACAAGAATATAatccattttagttttttttgttttgtttaagaaATCATAGCCTTATCAGTTTGGACTGAGATATAAGCTATGGCCGCAATCGAAACAGTCATCTGAAAATTGTTCAGTGCAATTAAATTTAGTTTATTTAATCGTTAAAAAATCTCTCTAGAATATTTTCATTCGCTTACCACCCACTGCCCTACCTCCCTTTAATGGTCTCTGGGATGGTTGATCTTTGGAGAGTGGACAGTACTTAATTGTGTGGGCATTATCCCCGTTAGCACTGCAAAGGGGACAGGTATATGCCCGGAGAATAGGGCACACAACCCTCCCGTCCGGAGTCTTCAGAACGTGGGAGCCGTACACCTCCTCCGGCGCACCGTTATTCCGGCAGAAGACGCAGATTTTGGGCTCCTGTTTATTCCTGGAAGTTGGTTTGCGCATCTTCCTCTCCATGCCGAACAGATCAAATCCCGCCATGCTTCCCCCAAGACTCAAGTCCCTCTCTGGGAACGGAACACCagcgatttggttttgaaacgggTTAAGGATTGAGAAGCGCTCCTTCAAGTCAAGGATGGTGGTAGGTGGAGGGCTCGCGGACGGACAACAGCAGTCCAGGCCCACCGCTTCACCGCTGGCCGCGATTACGCACGCACATGTCGGAGAGTCATCCAAGCCCAGCGTTGCTTTCAGAGACTCGGTGATTGAGTTGGGACTCTGTGGCATACTGTGCCTGTTATTCTTGGTGACCAACGTCGATAGACCAAGATAGTCGTTCCAAAAATTGAATGTGTAGTCATAGGGGCTTCGCGCATTCAAATAGTTATGATTGAGAAAATCCATGTTCGCTtgcttttcttcaaaataaacaatgtaatCCTCTAAGTTTCTGCAGTCACAGTTCACAGTTCTTTTCCAGAATTTTTGGTAGACAGCGACCGCTCCAGTGTTTTGTGTATGAACGCTTGTACGACAGGCTTGCTGCTTATAAAGAGAAGGAAAACTGAAAGAAGGGCGGGGCTCTTCAAACAGAGTTTATGATCAGGTTGAGGGCATGCGTCCCCGCGGCTGTGCCTTATACAGGAGAATACTTCACCCTATGTTGATACCTAGGCACATTTACAGCGTTAAAGCAGCTCACATTCCGCTATGCATACACTAGTTGTCAAATACAGAGATGTATGTAATGAATACAGCTAGCAGTTTTGCGCGTACCCGGATAATGTGTCTTCATAGAGCGATCTTTTAGAGCGACACGTTCCTCAATCAAGTGAGCCTAGTTCTTTGTTTGCTCTGCATAGTTTAACCATAACCTGCGTGTAGATGGTATAATGTTTCTGTAAATGCTATAACTAGACTTGAACTACAACTTTTTATTTTAACAATCACATCCTTTGTGTTAGATTTCTAGTTTTCACTCGACGTTTGAAAAAGAAATGTTGGCATAGGTTACAAATGTTATAGCACAGATTGGGCTGTACGGCGTTGTGATTAAGACATTATGATTAGTCCCTATCCTCACACAACCATGTTAATGTCCATATACACTGGTTTTAATCATGGCCAGGAATGTGAACTGTATGGAGTTGAATGGGCTTGTGATACTTTGTCAGTGGATTTAGTTTAGTGCTCCTCCAGTGTTCCTGCTGGGGTTTTGGCACTGTATGAAAAGCCATGTTCGTCAAGGCACATTGTTCCCTAGGCTCAGGGCTGAATACAGGGAAACTGTATTGCCCTTTGAGCCACCCTCTCAAATTCCCCTCCTTGAAAGAGTAGGCAGAGACCCAGGGATGCCCAGCTAGTCCCCCTGCAGTCAGAAGTCAGTCACGTTGACACAAAGCATTTTGCACAATTCTCCTCTATTCAGAGACTGGAGAGACTGGGAACACAGACCCGAGGATAAGCAGTACCGACCCGCTGCTAGGCAGCTGTATCGCCACACCAAACACTAACGACAATGTGGACTCTGAACCTCGGGACGGCTCAGGTGCTTGGTGTGGAGTCAAGTTAACGTTTAcacttagtcatttagcagacgctcttatccagagcgacttacagtaattacagggacattcccccgaggcaagtagggtgaagtgccttgcccaaggacacaacatcatatggCAATCAAActggaaaccttctgattaatagcccaggtccctaaccgctcagccatctgactttagGTGGTTGGTGATCCCCTGTATGGGATTATTATCAGAGATCTGTATGATGATATAGACAAAGGTTGTGGGATGCACAGTACTTTTGTTTACACTTGCACTTATTCTGAAATTGATTTTAATAGTGTGTCAACCCGAGAATGAAGAGAAGAATGTAGTTACAGCTTTCTGACACTGGAGGAGCCGTGAGCCCAGATCATTCTagagatgacatcattatgagaTGATCGGAACAAAGACAAGTTTTTAACCCATTTTATGTATTTCATATTAACCCCCGGGAATGGGAGGCATGCTTCTGTATTTAATGTGTCATTAATAGTAATGTGCTCATTTAGAAGATGCTTTCATCTAAATGTGTGATGTACTGGGAGGGGATTCGACCCTGTGACCTCTTTATCTGCAGTCACATTTTCCAACATTAAGCCACACTCACTCCCTTTTCCATAAAACATTTGCATCCCTTGGAGAAGAAGCAGCGATTGTGTTTTTCAGGAGAATATAAAATTAATCAGGAGTAAACAGACTGACACTGCCAGAGAAACATCTGCATCTCAACGCACCGACCTGTTCGACTGAGTCTGACATTTGACCTCCCTGACAGGAAACAAACGAGGAGTTAGTAACACACTGAGACGAAGACCGAAGATGTTAGGATGGAAGCGAGTTCCTCGCCGTTCCACTGAGAGAACCCAAGCGGTACAAAATCACCTGCATCACATGTTTCAGCTGTACTAGTTCTCACAGAGGCAATACACCCATTCCTGAACATTACCCAGTGGCATTATTCTTTTACAGATGACAGAGTACAGTACTGTGCTTCACTGCTTGTCCAAGATTAAGTACCTAACTCAGGAATGTGAAGGCGGGATTCTTTAAACAATGATAACACATGAGTGACTGTGGTGCTAATTAAAAGTACTGGGGAGGCTGCTGAAACCTGTCCAATTGGGAGGATTAAGTCTATTTTAAGGGATTTTGGTAGAGTACAATACTTTGCTGTTGACTGAGCTTCGGTTAAAAAAGGGGAATGAAATCTGTGTGGCATGTTTTAGAGGGCGGCTTCTCACAGCAGCATGCTAATTCAGCTGCTGTTGGATTTAAGCTTTCAAGTCAGTCAGCTGCTTCTCTCCAGAACATACAATCTCTGATTGAGCATTAAAAGTGTATATTTTCCCCAACTACTTTGCTGGTACAACATGCTGCCGACGTAGCCTTATTGGATTTCCCTGCTGCAGCATCTGGAAGGTGTAACTGAAATATTCATGTCCACATTACTGGGTAATTGTGTGGTTGTATGGAGGGATTACCATTCATCCATTAAGTGAAGGAGATTATTTGGCTGTCCAGAGGCAGAGTAGGTTTCTCGGTCAGGAAGCGAGATCAGCACAGCCATTGATCTGGGATTGAAAATGAGTCTTCCTTTGCAAAACTGCTAACCAGCAGAAACCCATCCTTGTCCAATGCACACTAAGGCAGGTTCACACATCGCCTAATAACTGAGGTGGCTTTATGATTCCAAAACCACGTGCTGCAAATAACGTACTTACTATGGATATACCCTAAGGACACAATTTACAACATAAATCAAGTCAGATATGGATCTTGCTGAGCGTTGATTATGGTAATGTAAATTACACCCCTTGCGGAGTATATACTGAATGATAATGTATAAATCTGGTGCATCTCATTGGTCTTCCATGCACTACTTCGGTACATTATTGTTATCAGTATGGTTAGCACACTGTAGCCAATCTGTGCATATAATCTGAAAATGCCTCTTCTGTTTTGCCCCTCTTTTGCCTGCGTGTTATTTTACCTTAAAAATACCGCCTGCTTTTCTATCAGACCCCATGTTCCAGTTTGCTGTCGTTAATATCCATTAGTCTACAGTGTTTGTGATTATGCACATAACGACACATTCAGCGAATTTAATCAGGGAGCATATTCGATTTTACTTGATAGATTGCTCAATGGGGGGTTGATCACATATTAAACTATGGAATCAGACAATGAAGTTTCCAGCGTTTCTGTCTTTCTATAGGTCTTACAGCTGCAGGCCTTGACTTGATTGAGGTCCTCGGCTCCAAGAAGCCTCTCGTTCCTTCATCCTTTTGTTCTGCGGAGAGATGTGAAGCTAGGACTGCAGAAGGTCAATTGGAAGCCCTTTCCATGTCGTTACAGAGAAGTCAGGGTTTATGAatttcttgttgttgttgtgatacGAGGTAAACAAATATGTGTAAGTACATAGCTCTCTTTTGTTCCCAGGCTGAATAGCTAGAAAATGGGCTTCTGCATAATTGTATATTAACTCCCCTAACGccattgtgttggtgtgtgcctgtgcagaTAACTGATGGTTACTTTCAGAGCTGGTTTCTCCAGCAGCATGGAGTAAATGAAGATAATAAAGCTAGCGGGTCCATAAAGAAGCCAGTGGCTGCATAGATATTGAGAGGCAGAGAATGGGAACAGATAAACAGCTTTGTGTTGCATCGGTAGAGCATTGTTTGGTCTGGTGAGCTGTATGGCATACTAATCCATGAGCCCTTGAATGAGGGTGGCATGCttgttttattccattgctGCTCAAGTTAAACAGGAAATATTTAATAGAATGAAGATCCAGACAGATGATACCATTGCACCCTCGTTTCGTAGGTACTGGATATACAGTACCATGCCTGTAGTGTAATAGAGGGAACAGTAGATTGACTAGCCtgttacaaaacaaaacaacacgaACGAATAGCAAGACATGAAAATGATCACATTGTTTTTGTGAATCTGAAAAGTGCTAGAGTTATAATCCCTGTAACTGGAACACTCTATTAATAATACATAGCCATACATTGCATCAAAGATCAATAAGTATTATTCATCTTTGATGTCATGTTCCATAGCATTGCTTCACCAGTGTGGTTGTTAAATCTATACGACCTTCAAATGATCTGATGCCTCAACAGCACACAAAGAGATGTATTACCTTCTACCATCTCTTCTAACGGAGGTTCTTCACTACTACATTGATTAAAAACATACCTAATTATCTTAAAGCGGAGATAATCATTTTGTGTCTAAGAGAAGAAACAGAATCTCAGATTGGCAATCAGGGAGGGAACTGGTGAGGGAGAAGTCTAGCGGTGAACTGGAAATAAATGCACAAATTGAAAATAAAGTTCATTATCTCTTTATTATCATTCCAGTCTCCTCTAATGCTCTTATGTGTTAGAGAAGTTAAGGTATGTTTGAGTCATGGATTAATATTCAGGCTATGTATTAACATTAAGGTATGTACGGGTTACGGATGAATGTTCGGAACGTGATAGAAAAAACTGCCTCCACCAGAAAGAGTGTGTGGACAAGTGTGCATGTCCGAGTGTGTgtggacaagtgtgtgtggacaAGTGTTTGGACGAGTGAATAGTGAGATTGGGTGGTATTACTATGATGATTTGCATTCACAATATGAAAAGCTATTGTGTTGGTTGTAAAGCTAGTATTAAAGCATTTATGTTCAAAGTATTTCATGTCTAAAGATGTTTCTGAGATGGAGCATGCATGTAGATGGTGTGATTACAGTGTTAGGTGCACACTTATTCCTCCAGTGCATCAAAACAGGCCTCCAGACCAACCTGGTTGCCATGGTTGTCAGGGAGAGTTCTTCCTGAATCTTTGATGTGTTTGAATAGTAGTAAAATGCTTGAAACATCAAGATAAGCACTACCTTATCCCCATCATTACACATACTctcaagcacacgcacactcactcacatgcactcacacacacacacacaaacacacacaggcttgttgTTTGGATCTCCCCTGATCAATAGGTTCTTGGTGACTGTGATGAGTTGTAGCGTGTGCATCTCCTGGCTAGTGCCCAGATTAGCCTCATTATGCCAGCCCTGTGAACATGTCCCCTTTCTCATTACCCTAAACAACATAATTAGTGCACTGATAGCCAAGCTGATTGATTAATAaacttgtgtgtgagtgtttgcgtctctgtgtgtgtttaccaaaGAGAGATTACAAACAACATCTCTCCTAACGCAGAGACAACTAGTGCTTGGTTTGGTTCCTTCTAATGAGAACATTTTTTAAAAGGGGTTCTGCATACTGGAAAAAAGAGAAGTCCAGTAACAATCCATCTGGGATGAGCTTTTATACAGAGAAGCAGCGCAGTCTACACCCACAACACACAAGTTTGTTTCAATTTCAAACCGTGAAGCATTCGGCCAACACACTCACATGGATCACAATGAGAGAGTCAAGCGGGTGAAACCCGCAAATGAAAATAGTTCATTTGCCTCAGAATCAAGTTGACCACAttgggaagaagaaaaaaaaggccaCTGGCACAGTTTGACAAAGCAGAAGTATCAGATTCTGACTGACCTGCCAGGGGTTAGAATTCTATCCTCAAGGCTGTCATAGCCTGTTCTCTGAGGCAGGTCCTTGTCGTGTGAAAAACAGCTGCATTTTCCAGTCGAGAGGATTTCAAAGGCTCCGTGCCTCTCTGTGAGAGCCACCTGTCCAGCCCGGACAAATCT
It encodes:
- the nanos1 gene encoding nanos homolog 1, whose amino-acid sequence is MDFLNHNYLNARSPYDYTFNFWNDYLGLSTLVTKNNRHSMPQSPNSITESLKATLGLDDSPTCACVIAASGEAVGLDCCCPSASPPPTTILDLKERFSILNPFQNQIAGVPFPERDLSLGGSMAGFDLFGMERKMRKPTSRNKQEPKICVFCRNNGAPEEVYGSHVLKTPDGRVVCPILRAYTCPLCSANGDNAHTIKYCPLSKDQPSQRPLKGGRAVGGKRMKIF